The Glycine soja cultivar W05 chromosome 19, ASM419377v2, whole genome shotgun sequence genomic sequence atgtaTTGGAAAACTGTAACAGATGGTTGCAACGAACTCACAACTATTGGAAGTATTATAGCCGCTGCTGGTGCTGGTGCAGCAACAGCGATTTCTACAAATCCATTGTGGGTTGTTAAGACAAGACTTCAAGTAAGTTAGTGCTTCTCTTGTCTGTAATCTTAGTAAAATATTTGTGAAAATAGGAGTCTACAATCTTCTCATTTATTATTCTTGTTCGTTTCTACTCAATGTAGATATTTCTCAATCTTTAATACATGCCCATGCATCTGCcatgttttttctttcaatgtAATTTTGAGAGTCTTAGATATTTCTGATGTATTTGCTATCCCAAGTTCCAACTATTTGGTTAGATTGAAAAGATGCTGattatatgtttaaatttataTCTCTGATGAGATTAGGTTTAGAATACATTTGTATGGATCCCTTGGTTATCCCTTGTTCAGTTTTGATGAAGTTTActattattagttatttatttcatCTATTCATGGATAATGACTCATGCTCTTGTTTTTGCTTTATTCgacattaattcattttttcctGATAACCATTAGACACAAGGAATGAGGCCTGATGTTGTTCCTTACAAGAGTGTTCTTTCTGCTTTGACAAGGATTACACATGAGGAGGGCATACGAGGCCTATATAGGTCAGTTTTGTTGTTTCAATATTAAGGTTGGTGATTTGGGCTATACATTATGGAATTTCCAAAGGTTGATATATACAATacagcactttttttttttttataaatgtgtgTCTGTACAACAAAtgaggaaaaaatatttaatagaagaGAGAAATTTCTTTTATCCCTTTATTTTTGCAGGCACTATGAAATCATAATTAACTATAAGttccatttaatatttttgcatATACCATTACTATCCGTTTCCTTTTAGAAAGGGAAAAGATCTACTTTGATAAACTATTTCCTTAACCAAGATCTGTCAAAGAAATAACTGCATTTGGCAAGACTGCAAGCTAAGTCTTGTGAATAACATGTTAATCCATTAGAGTAAGATAAATCTTGAAGAAATAGACTGCCCAGCATGAAATGTAGATGAGAAAATAAGTCTAGTACGATAGTACCTATATACTtctgaacaaaaacaaaaatatcaatcACTAAAGATGTTTGTATATTcttgtttaaatttttcaatatttgGTATGCAAGATCTATATATTGATGTTACAGTTGAACAGTTAGATCATTGAgaataattttctatttgaaGTTGTTAAGTGGAGTAAGTGCATGAAATCATACATCTTTATTAATTGATCCCCACCCATGTTTATATATGAGATGCCAAGTTGAGTAGTAAATAGAGATGCAAAACAGCCTTCATATCATAACTGGCGCACAGAATCAAACCAATTTTTcaagggaaaaaataataaactgaaCTGCCTGATAGCTTGAGTCTGTTTCTGTGTATTTAGTTGTGACATTGAGATTTGTTAATGTGAAACAGTGGCATTGTTCCATCATTGGCTGGTGTAAGTCATGTTGCAATTCAATTTCCAGCATATGAAAAGATCAAGTCATACATTGCAGAAAAAGGTATGAATGCTAACAGTGAATTATGAATTTATTCGGCAGTCCttgaaataagttaatttttctgtttttgtcgTATGTGTTGTTCatcaaatgaaaaattctaATATTTCAGACAACACAACTGTTGACAAGCTAACTCCTGGGAGTGTTGCCGTTGCATCATCAATTTCAAAAGTATTTGCCTCTGTAATGACTTATCCACATGAAGTATGTATGACCTCCTAATATAACTGCAGGATCCGTTTCAGTGACAACTTTGTATTTTCCAAcattaactattaaaatttcatattttcagGTAATTCGATCCCGGCTGCAAGAGCAAGGCCAAGCCAAAAATATTGGGGTTCAATATGCAGGGGTTATTGACTGTACTAAGAAGGTGTTTCAAAAGGAAGGCATTCCAGGCTTTTATCGTGGTTGCGCAACCAATCTATTTAGAACAACTCCATCTGCAGTTATTACATTCACTAGTTATGAGATGATACACAGGTTTTTGGAGCGAGTTGTACCTCAGGACAAAGGGTATCTGCATGGCCTTTCTAAAGCCAATGAACTTAACAAGCCCCAGCCAAAAGCTAGTGGCAGTGACACTGATAGGGGGCAACCACCATCTCAGTCTAACACGAAAGCTTCATCAATTCCTCATGGAAACAAAGAGCAGCTAACAAGACATTgatgataatgtttttttatttttttttgtctttcctACATTTAATTTATAGCTTAGTggatctgatttttttttttttttgtccggcATGC encodes the following:
- the LOC114399542 gene encoding nicotinamide adenine dinucleotide transporter 2, mitochondrial-like isoform X2; protein product: MYRGLSPTIVALLPNWAVYFTSYEQLKGLLRSRDGCNELTTIGSIIAAAGAGAATAISTNPLWVVKTRLQTQGMRPDVVPYKSVLSALTRITHEEGIRGLYSGIVPSLAGVSHVAIQFPAYEKIKSYIAEKDNTTVDKLTPGSVAVASSISKVFASVMTYPHEVIRSRLQEQGQAKNIGVQYAGVIDCTKKVFQKEGIPGFYRGCATNLFRTTPSAVITFTSYEMIHRFLERVVPQDKGYLHGLSKANELNKPQPKASGSDTDRGQPPSQSNTKASSIPHGNKEQLTRH
- the LOC114399542 gene encoding nicotinamide adenine dinucleotide transporter 1, chloroplastic-like isoform X1; amino-acid sequence: MSSNDQTSGTSLYIRALICNAASGAAAGAIAATFVSPLDVIKTRLQVHGLPHGQKGSIIITSLQNIVRNEGFRGMYRGLSPTIVALLPNWAVYFTSYEQLKGLLRSRDGCNELTTIGSIIAAAGAGAATAISTNPLWVVKTRLQTQGMRPDVVPYKSVLSALTRITHEEGIRGLYSGIVPSLAGVSHVAIQFPAYEKIKSYIAEKDNTTVDKLTPGSVAVASSISKVFASVMTYPHEVIRSRLQEQGQAKNIGVQYAGVIDCTKKVFQKEGIPGFYRGCATNLFRTTPSAVITFTSYEMIHRFLERVVPQDKGYLHGLSKANELNKPQPKASGSDTDRGQPPSQSNTKASSIPHGNKEQLTRH